One genomic window of Metopolophium dirhodum isolate CAU chromosome 4, ASM1992520v1, whole genome shotgun sequence includes the following:
- the LOC132942907 gene encoding 3'-5' exonuclease, producing the protein MANEERILPSWMTEEQVIKNTKEFLQFEGQIKQCIYSNMLASYAEEILNKIESSEIHEVVYGFDMEWPVTFNRKSKKTALIQICTDHSTCYLFHVYHIINLPSIFVQLINHPRVRWSGVFIKNDFLKLARDFDINVTGALDGIIDLGDYTNKVLDFDSSTRWSMARLVQNLLKKDVNKDTNVRMSSWENTNLDQNQCMYAATDAFISLILYEHLRRFDKENELQIN; encoded by the exons ATGGCAAATGAAGAGCGAATTCTTCCATCGTGGATGACAGAAGAGCAG gttataaaaaatacaaaagagTTCTTGCAGTTTGAAGGACAAATTAAACAATGCATATATTCAAATATGTTAGCATCGTATGCAGAGGAAATTTT GAACAAAATTGAGTCTAGTGAGATACATGAAGTTGTATATGGCTTTGATATGGAATGGCCCGTAACATTTaacagaaaatcgaaaaaaactgCTCTTATACAAATTTGCACTGACCACTCCACATGTTATTTATTCCAT GTGTATCATATCATAAATCTTCCGTCAATATTTGTGCAGCTCATTAATCATCCAAGAGTTAGATGGTCtggtgtatttattaaaaa tgATTTTTTGAAGCTTGCGAGAGATTTTGACATTAATGTTACTGGTGCTTTAGATGGAATTATTGATTTAGGTGATTACACAAACAAAGTTTTGGATTTTGACTCGTCTACTAGATGGAGTATGGCCAGATTGGTTCAAAATTTA cttaAAAAAGATGTAAATAAAGATACAAATGTTCGTATGAGCAGTTGGGAAAACACAAATTTAGATCAAAATCAATGTATGTATGCAGCAACTGATGCTTTT atatccTTAATATTGTATGAACATCTGAGAAGATTTGATAAAGAAAATGAACTCcagattaattaa
- the LOC132943489 gene encoding protein cornichon homolog 4, with translation MWEILIYAFSMFMTGALLFLMVYSIITLSDLECDYLNAQECCNRLNFWVRPKIVAQTIIVVGFLTDGNLWMALVNIPAAAWVIYEFVTVPRGNTGLFDPTEIHHRGQLKKHMRNFVIFTGWYLITFFFYLYFMILAILKGNPLETDAPQHVNKF, from the exons ATGTGGGAAATTTTGATCTATGCATTTTCCATGTTCATGACAGGAGCGTTGTTATTCCTCATGGTTTACTCT attataacaCTGTCAGATCTTGAATGTGATTATTTAAATGCTCAAGAATGTTGTAACAGACTGAATTTT tgggTACGACCAAAAATTGTTGCACAAACAATAATAGTTGTAGGATTTTTGACTGATGGCAATTTATGGATGGCCCTTGTAAATATACCAGCTGCTGCATGGGTCATTTATGA GTTTGTCACTGTACCTAGAGGAAATACAGGATTATTTGACCCAACCGAGATTCACCACCGTGGGCAATTAAAAAAGCATATgcgtaattttgtaatatttactgGATGGTATCTCATTACTTTTTTcttctatttatattt cATGATATTAGCTATACTAAAAGGCAATCCCTTGGAGACTGATGCGCCTCAGCACGTCAACAAATtctag
- the LOC132942345 gene encoding DNA polymerase delta catalytic subunit → MFNKKRPNLSDKQGNFNKKFKAEDDDDFQQSMFENDLAIMEEMDKEHELSQDILGEGPDQEDSSALWSRPAMKAINPVTESLAFQQLTIDNYIGEPMKGMSGAQTGLVPITRMFGITMDGNSVCCNVHGYSPYFYTNAPEGFGPEHCKEFKTRLNAVVLSDMRGNQNRVQEPVLMVEIVQKINLYGYHGEELEKYLKITMALPKLVPAAKRLLEKEPVLPTFSGHNYRMFETNVDYDMRFMVDLKIVGCSWIELPAGSYTIRDSNSRLKGHSRCQLEVDVGWQKMIAHAPEGEWSKVAPFRILSFDIECAGRKGIFPEADKDPVIQIANMVQIENKRLIRNVFTLNTCAPIVGSQVISCEKENTMLEKWAAFVRECDPDIITGYNINNFDLPYLLNRAKHLHTKNFNFLGRIKDIQSVIREQVLQSKQMGRRENKSVNIDGRVPFDLYLVLVRDYKLRSYSLNSVSYHFLQEQKEDVHHSIITDLQNGTPQTRRRLAVYCLKDAFLPLKLLDKLMCLINYMEMARVTGVPLGSLLTGGQQAKVVSQLLRLAQEKNYIMPTMAGGMQDEQFEGATVIEPIKGYYADPIATLDFTSLYPSIMMAHNLCYTTLLSQKTINLLNLSENDYTKTPSGSYFLSNSIRKGLLPEILENLLSARKKAKTDLKSETDPFKIKVLDGRQLALKISANSVYGFTGAQVGKLPCLEISTSVTSYGRTMIERTKQEVEQKYCIANGYEHDAVVIYGDTDSVMVKFGVKSIEKAMELGREAAEYVTTKFIKPIKLDFEKVYFPYLLINKKRYAGLYFTQPDKYDKMDCKGLETVRRDNSPLVSNMINTCLQKLLIDRDPDGAVAYAKEVISDLLCNRIDISQLVITKELTKNDYTAKQAHVELSIKMKKRDPGNAPKLGDRIPYILITGTKGSPAYQRAEDPIFVLENNIPIDFNYYLENQLSKPLVRIFSPILGDKAESVLLKGDHTRKKAMVTSKVSALSAFTKKREVCLGCKSVLPTNEEKNALCKYCMPKQGELYYQERVKVNDLQEKFCRLWTECQRCQGSLHEEVICTSRDCPIFYLRKKVQIDLTAQVKTMDRFGNPNNK, encoded by the coding sequence ATGTTTAATAAGAAAAGACCAAATTTGTCAGATAAACAaggcaattttaataaaaaatttaaagctgaagatgatgatgattttcAACAATCAATGTTTGAAAATGATCTTGCCATTATGGAAGAAATGGATAAAGAACATGAATTGTCACAAGATATATTGGGTGAGGGTCCTGACCAAGAAGACTCCAGTGCTCTGTGGAGTAGACCCGCTATGAAAGCAATTAATCCAGTTACTGAAAGTTTAGCTTTTCAACAACTTACTATTGACAATTATATTGGAGAACCAATGAAAGGAATGAGTGGTGCACAAACTGGTCTAGTTCCTATTACTCGAATGTTTGGAATTACTATGGATGGTAATTCTGTATGCTGTAATGTGCATGGGTATTCTCCATATTTTTACACCAATGCTCCTGAAGGATTCGGTCCCGAACACTGTAAAGAGTTTAAAACTCGTTTAAATGCAGTTGTGTTAAGTGATATGCGTGGAAATCAAAATAGAGTGCAGGAACCTGTTCTTATGGTAGAAATAGTTCAAAAGATAAATCTTTATGGCTATCATGGCGAAGaactagaaaaatatttaaaaataactatggcTTTACCAAAATTAGTGCCTGCTGCAAAAAGACTTCTGGAAAAAGAACCAGTATTACCTACTTTTTCTGGACATAATTATAGAATGTTTGAAACTAATGTTGATTATGATATGCGGTTCATGgtagatttaaaaattgttggttGTAGCTGGATCGAACTTCCTGCAGGCTCTTACACTATACGTGATTCCAATTCACGACTAAAAGGCCATTCTAGATGTCAGTTAGAGGTAGATGTTGGTTGGCAAAAAATGATCGCTCATGCTCCAGAAGGTGAATGGAGTAAAGTTGCCCCTTTTCGAATTCTCAGCTTTGATATTGAATGTGCTGGCCGTAAAGGTATATTTCCTGAAGCAGACAAAGATCCTGTTATACAAATAGCTAATATGGTACAAATAGAAAACAAACGATTAATTAGaaatgtatttacattaaatacatgTGCACCAATAGTTGGTAGTCAAGTTATAAGTTGTGAAAAAGAAAATACTATGCTTGAAAAATGGGCTGCATTTGTTCGAGAATGTGATCCTGACATTATTACTggatataacattaataattttgatttacctTATTTGTTGAATCGTGCGAAACATTTGCAtacaaaaaatttcaatttcttGGGACGCATCAAAGACATACAGTCGGTTATAAGAGAACAAGTTCTTCAAAGTAAACAAATGGGCAGAAGAGAAAATAAAAGTGTTAATATTGATGGAAGAGTTCCTTTTGATTTATACTTGGTGTTAGTGCGAGACTATAAGTTACGATCATATTCATTAAACTCCGTTAGTTATCATTTTTTACAAGAACAAAAAGAAGATGTTCACCATAGTATTATAACAGATTTACAAAATGGCACTCCTCAAACAAGACGCCGTCTCGCAGTTTACTGTTTAAAAGATGCATTCCTTCCATTAAAACTTTTAGATAAACTTATGTGCTTGATTAATTACATGGAAATGGCCAGAGTAACTGGTGTTCCATTGGGAAGTCTCTTAACTGGAGGTCAGCAGGCAAAAGTTGTATCTCAATTACTGCGTCTAGCacaggaaaaaaattatataatgccTACAATGGCTGGTGGTATGCAGGATGAACAATTTGAAGGAGCAACTGTAATAGAACCTATTAAAGGTTATTATGCTGATCCAATTGCAACATTAGATTTCACTTCCTTGTATCCGAGTATTATGATGGcacataatttatgttatactaCTCTGTTGTctcaaaaaacaataaacctTTTAAATTTGTCTGAAAATGATTATACAAAAACTCCTTCTGGTAGTTACTTTTTGTCTAATTCTATACGAAAAGGATTATTGCCagaaattttagaaaatttattatCTGCGCGTAAGAAGGCTAAAACAGATTTGAAATCTGAGACTGatccttttaaaataaaagttttggaTGGTCGACAATTGGCATTGAAAATTAGTGCAAATTCAGTTTATGGCTTTACTGGAGCTCAAGTAGGAAAGTTACCATGTTTAGAAATATCAACAAGTGTTACCTCATATGGTAGAACAATGATTGAACGAACGAAACAAGAGGTCGAACAAAAGTATTGCATAGCAAATGGATATGAACATGATGCTGTAGTTATTTATGGAGACACCGATTCTGTCATGGTAAAATTTGGAGTAAAGTCTATCGAGAAAGCAATGGAATTGGGACGTGAAGCAGCCGAGTATGTaacaacaaaatttataaaacctataaaattagattttgaaaaagtttattttccatatttattaattaataaaaaacgttATGCTGGCCTTTATTTTACACAACCTGACAAATACGACAAGATGGACTGTAAGGGATTAGAGACAGTACGCAGAGACAATTCACCATTAGTATCTAACATGATTAATACCTGTTTGCAAAAGCTACTTATTGATAGAGATCCTGATGGTGCAGTTGCCTATGCAAAAGAAGTTATCAGTGATCTGTTATGCAATCGAATTGACATATCACAGTTGGTAATTACGAAAGAGTTGACCAAAAATGATTACACTGCAAAACAAGCTCATGTAGAGTTATCAATAAAGATGAAAAAAAGAGATCCTGGAAACGCACCTAAGTTAGGCGACCGTATACCATATATTCTAATAACAGGCACCAAGGGTTCACCAGCATATCAACGAGCAGAAGATCCAATATTtgttttggaaaataatatacctattgattttaactattatttggAAAATCAACTGTCTAAGCCTTTGGTCAGAATTTTTTCTCCAATTCTTGGAGACAAAGCAGAATCTGTTTTGTTGAAAGGTGATCATACACGTAAAAAAGCCATGGTAACATCTAAAGTGAGTGCATTATCAGCCTTCACAAAAAAAAGAGAAGTATGTCTAGGGTGTAAAAGTGTACTGCCTACTAATGAGGAGAAAAATGCtctatgtaaatattgtatgccCAAACAAGGTGAGCTATATTATCAGGAACGTGTTAAAGTGAACGATCTACAAGAAAAGTTTTGCCGCTTATGGACTGAATGTCAACGTTGTCAAGGAAGTTTACATGAAGAAGTAATTTGCACTAGTCGAGATtgtccaatattttatttaaggaaAAAAGTCCAAATTGACTTAACTGCTCAGGTGAAAACAATGGATCGATTTGGaaatccaaataataaataa
- the LOC132942735 gene encoding putative lipoyltransferase 2, mitochondrial, whose translation MSYDSCLKLQNHLSESLKTTTINKCGYLLIVEHAPVYTVGIRQKDYNPLLEENLIKLGAEFKRTNRGGLITFHGPGQLIAYPILNLKKFNPSIRWYVANLETTIKNLCNETYGLTATTTSDTGVWIDNHKICAIGVRCSRYVTTHGLALNCNTDLSWFKHIVPCGLHGKEVTSLSKVFEKNISVNDVLPYFLQHFCKSFSCDIVNTEIDKIA comes from the coding sequence ATGAGTTATGATTCATGTCTTAAATTGCAAAACCATTTATCAGAATCTTTAAAAACAACAACCATTAATAAATGTGGTTATCTCCTTATTGTAGAACATGCACCTGTTTATACTGTAGGCATCAGACAAAAAGACTACAATCCACTTTTAGaggaaaatttaattaaactggGCGCAGAATTCAAACGTACTAACCGAGGAGGTCTAATCACATTTCATGGTCCTGGACAACTGATTGCTtatccaattttaaatttaaaaaaatttaatcctAGCATTCGGTGGTATGTTGCAAATTTAGAAACAACCATTAAAAACCTTTGTAACGAGACTTATGGACTTACTGCAACTACTACATCCGATACTGGAGTCTGGATAGATAATCATAAGATCTGTGCAATAGGTGTAAGATGTAGTCGATATGTTACAACACATGGCCTTGCCTTGAATTGTAATACTGACTTATCCTGGTTCAAACACATTGTACCTTGTGGATTACATGGTAAAGAAGTTACCTCTCTTagtaaagtttttgaaaaaaacatttctgtCAACGATGTGTTACCATATTTCttacaacatttttgtaaatcattTTCATGTGACATTGTAAATActgaaattgataaaatagcttaa